A genomic window from Luteolibacter sp. LG18 includes:
- a CDS encoding NAD(P)/FAD-dependent oxidoreductase — protein MKAYDLLVIGGGSAGYAAARTAADLGKRVAVADGARDLGGLCILRGCMPSKTLLHATEVLHHARKGKTLGLRIPEASVDMKALHRWKVKTIREFADYRVQGLESGRFDLYRGHARFTGPKSVELTDGTTLEAERIFISTGSKVSVPPIPGLAETPHWTSDDVLDLDFVPESVIVLGGGIVACELAQFLRRIGTKVTIIQRSPRLLKEVSESAAAVVEQAFRDEGIQLHTGTKIERIRATAEGVSVKFTQDGKTLVRRAAHLFNALGREPNTAGLNLDAAGVDLNGQGRVTINRWQQTSRRHIYAGGDVCGPHDIVHLAVAQGELAARHAFGVKGLKAIDPDLLLSVVFTDPPLATLGLQEKELTERNIPFLSASYPFDDHGKSILMDATYGYVKLFATADTGRLLGAEIAGTHADSLIHCLTGPLAMKATVHDLLRAPWYHPTLAEILTYPLEEIAELLAARPRK, from the coding sequence ATGAAAGCCTACGATCTCCTCGTCATCGGCGGTGGTTCCGCCGGGTATGCCGCCGCCCGCACCGCGGCCGATCTGGGCAAGCGCGTGGCGGTGGCCGATGGCGCGCGCGATCTCGGCGGACTCTGCATCCTGCGCGGCTGCATGCCCTCAAAGACCCTGCTCCATGCCACCGAGGTCCTGCACCACGCGCGGAAGGGCAAGACCTTAGGCCTGCGCATCCCGGAGGCCTCGGTGGACATGAAGGCCCTCCACCGCTGGAAGGTGAAAACCATCCGCGAGTTCGCCGATTACCGCGTGCAGGGGCTGGAGAGCGGAAGGTTCGATCTCTACCGCGGCCACGCCCGCTTCACCGGGCCGAAGTCCGTGGAACTCACCGACGGCACCACCCTCGAAGCGGAACGGATCTTCATCTCCACCGGCTCGAAGGTGAGCGTGCCGCCGATCCCCGGCCTGGCGGAAACGCCGCACTGGACCAGCGACGACGTGCTCGATCTCGACTTCGTGCCCGAGAGCGTGATCGTGCTGGGCGGTGGCATCGTCGCCTGCGAGCTGGCCCAGTTCCTCCGCCGCATCGGTACGAAGGTGACGATCATCCAGCGCAGTCCACGCCTGCTGAAGGAGGTTTCCGAATCCGCCGCCGCGGTGGTCGAGCAAGCCTTCCGCGACGAAGGCATCCAGCTCCACACCGGCACGAAGATCGAGAGGATCCGCGCCACCGCGGAAGGCGTGAGCGTGAAATTCACCCAGGACGGCAAGACCCTCGTGCGCCGCGCCGCGCATCTCTTCAATGCCCTCGGCCGCGAGCCGAACACCGCGGGCCTGAACCTCGACGCCGCCGGGGTGGACCTCAACGGGCAGGGCCGAGTCACCATCAACCGCTGGCAACAAACCAGCCGCCGCCACATCTACGCCGGCGGCGACGTCTGCGGGCCGCACGACATCGTCCACCTCGCCGTGGCCCAAGGCGAACTCGCCGCGCGCCATGCCTTCGGCGTCAAGGGCCTCAAGGCCATCGATCCCGATCTGCTCCTGAGCGTGGTCTTCACCGATCCGCCGCTGGCCACGCTCGGCCTCCAGGAAAAGGAGCTCACCGAACGGAACATTCCCTTCCTCTCCGCCAGCTATCCCTTCGACGACCACGGCAAGTCGATCCTGATGGATGCGACGTACGGCTACGTGAAGCTCTTCGCCACGGCCGACACCGGCCGCCTGCTCGGCGCGGAGATCGCGGGCACCCACGCCGACTCGCTAATCCACTGCCTCACCGGCCCGCTGGCGATGAAGGCCACCGTCCACGATCTACTACGCGCGCCGTGGTACCATCCCACGCTGGCGGAGATCCTCACCTATCCATTGGAGGAGATCGCGGAGCTGCTCGCGGCCCGGCCCCGGAAGTGA
- a CDS encoding LuxR C-terminal-related transcriptional regulator yields the protein MERLPHADYARLLDFIAGLHEAVPFTAFGEHLVRLTSGLLPGLTVSFDQIEESTGFYSLEHNFQMSADEEEKIFNRLRVLYQQNPIYSYIQSGGTGPVIDIADLMPRRQFRKTDFYQDVFRPIGLEHQVNVLMNRPGWIHSMTVNRDRPISRETAIILELAAPHIQIAHRNASLMQALKPVIAQPSDPPPTFTPREREVFDWLRQGKRNGEIAKILGCSPRTVDKHVQRILAKTATETRTAAARWKPDGV from the coding sequence ATGGAACGCCTCCCCCACGCGGACTATGCCCGGCTGCTCGACTTCATCGCCGGGTTGCACGAAGCCGTGCCCTTCACCGCGTTCGGAGAGCACTTGGTCCGCCTCACCTCCGGCCTGCTGCCGGGCCTCACGGTGTCCTTCGATCAGATCGAGGAATCGACCGGCTTCTACTCGCTGGAACACAATTTTCAGATGTCCGCGGACGAGGAGGAGAAGATATTCAACCGGCTGCGGGTGCTCTATCAGCAGAACCCGATCTACAGCTACATCCAGTCGGGCGGCACCGGTCCGGTGATCGACATCGCCGACCTGATGCCGCGCCGGCAGTTCCGCAAGACCGACTTCTACCAGGATGTCTTCCGGCCCATCGGGCTCGAGCACCAGGTGAACGTGCTGATGAACCGCCCGGGGTGGATTCACTCGATGACGGTGAACCGCGATCGCCCGATCTCCCGGGAAACGGCCATCATCCTCGAGCTGGCCGCCCCGCACATCCAGATCGCCCATCGCAATGCCAGCCTCATGCAGGCGCTGAAGCCGGTGATCGCCCAGCCGTCCGATCCGCCGCCGACCTTCACGCCGCGCGAGCGCGAGGTCTTCGACTGGCTCCGCCAGGGCAAGCGCAACGGCGAGATCGCGAAGATCCTCGGCTGCTCGCCGCGCACCGTGGACAAGCACGTCCAGCGCATCCTGGCGAAGACCGCCACCGAAACGCGCACCGCCGCCGCCCGCTGGAAGCCGGACGGGGTCTGA
- a CDS encoding OmpA family protein, giving the protein MKSRLLLPAALCVLLASPLSAADEPGAKDHPMLKRVTGSEIIWAKSAKFDEMKIALEKIQYDYGTQAFKATKQESAEGARTTLYYRLPGDVSTLEANRQYEQELKAAGFTVSFTAANDELDDGYNRFVERIFPTALKTEQLQYLHEFNHEEQRYSVLKGKAKNGGDVYVSLYAFVLKDVSTGFQKLVDNHKLAKGQTVVRVDILETTPMEARMEVVKAAEITSSITTTGRIAIYGVHFDTDKAEIKPDSADSLTEMAKAIKEGGGRYLIVGHTDNQGEYAHNQTLSMKRAAAVTAALSSQYGIPSASLVPVGVGMAAPVAPNTEETGRAKNRRVEIVKM; this is encoded by the coding sequence ATGAAATCCCGCCTGCTTCTGCCCGCCGCCCTGTGCGTGCTCCTTGCCTCACCGCTCTCCGCCGCCGATGAACCCGGGGCGAAGGACCACCCGATGCTCAAGCGCGTCACCGGCTCCGAGATCATCTGGGCGAAGTCCGCGAAGTTCGACGAGATGAAGATCGCGCTGGAGAAGATCCAGTACGACTACGGCACCCAGGCATTCAAGGCGACCAAGCAGGAGTCCGCCGAGGGCGCCCGTACCACCCTCTACTACCGCCTGCCCGGGGACGTCTCCACGCTGGAGGCAAACCGCCAGTATGAGCAGGAGTTGAAGGCCGCGGGTTTCACGGTGAGCTTCACCGCCGCGAATGACGAGCTGGACGACGGCTACAACCGCTTCGTCGAGCGCATCTTCCCCACCGCGTTGAAAACCGAGCAGCTCCAGTACCTGCATGAGTTCAACCACGAGGAGCAGCGCTACTCGGTCCTGAAGGGCAAGGCGAAGAACGGCGGCGACGTCTACGTCTCGCTTTATGCCTTCGTGCTGAAGGACGTTTCCACCGGCTTCCAGAAGCTGGTGGACAACCACAAGCTGGCGAAGGGCCAGACCGTGGTGCGGGTCGACATTCTCGAAACCACCCCGATGGAAGCGCGGATGGAAGTGGTGAAGGCCGCGGAAATCACCTCCTCCATCACCACCACCGGCCGCATAGCGATCTACGGTGTGCACTTCGACACCGACAAGGCCGAGATCAAGCCGGACTCCGCCGACTCGCTCACGGAGATGGCGAAGGCGATCAAGGAAGGCGGCGGCCGCTATCTCATCGTCGGCCATACCGACAACCAGGGCGAGTACGCCCACAACCAGACGCTTTCGATGAAACGGGCCGCCGCGGTGACCGCCGCGCTTTCCAGCCAGTATGGCATTCCGTCCGCCAGCCTCGTGCCGGTCGGGGTCGGCATGGCCGCACCGGTCGCCCCGAACACCGAGGAAACGGGCCGCGCGAAGAACCGCCGCGTCGAGATCGTGAAGATGTGA
- a CDS encoding autotransporter-associated beta strand repeat-containing protein, whose protein sequence is MKPKAFLRLAIARPLASAVFLASTATPATAVAGSWNVDAAGTWGTTSSWTGGVPNGVGDIANLTNNITVARSISLAGNRTLGALNIGDSATSYLGFTVNAGTPGTSQLIFDQTGTADATITVPNAGGVATNNISPGSVLLKDNLVVTTAFPNSGTTQLSISSPVTDGSGTFGITKEGPGILVLQGSNSYKGGLAINGGRVNANSYVMAFGAGPVTVASGGQAYLNSTGVCNSFTIAGTGYTNSADTAAQTGAIRLENNRGVMGHVTVAAAGARLGVNTTAAGFIGGNLLGTGNLEINSPATTTGTVSLLGSAAGYTGTLSLARGNFNFPGALGGSMSVATAAGATTTLGAGTSVAGNLTLDSTNAAITYRNAHGTLAIGGALNLTGSTVVSPSMFPAPGTGTLTLMTYASQSGAGTLSFNPANYRGTPSLTVGATSAQITGLDGQTRTWLNASANGTWDINGSANWDGGDNRYFNADAVVFGDGVAGTVTLAGTMTPHSVTFTNLAGNDYTLTGGAIDGAGAGITKSGTGNVTLGGTNTFVGPVAVNAGRLILGTAQALGFTSGVTVASGASLDLNGKGMTAVSRMVDLTISGTGDGSLPALANSSADITFTGVAAAGIRNVTLAGDATIGGPRNFDIGSSGVLDGDGFTLTKTGTSQVYLLGVSKNLHTVVEGGSLAGYGPDPFGATLRIKAGGTAQAANPGTYSSQVTLESGGILQHTIGTESLWTGAFTATGNAELSCNNTTGTSLTVVQGFSVPGNLTKSGNGTVTLYGDVPVTGAVSVTGGILLLGTGGSTGSFGSAPVTISSGATLNLFRSGTFTFGSAINGAGSLNLTGTAAVTLSADSTYSGSTTVSAGSLQLLNPTHSSGTLSGSAGTRIAATGTFGNTAISGILAPGTPSAPIGTITVAGTAANLNIAAAGIYEAQINTDDTTADKIAVLGTGAGNLTLSGALSVSNLGTVAPAPGTKFTLLTYTGTLTGTFAGLPEGAAFALGGTNYLIRYADGGKNVTLTAATAYDTWILGYHAGSGGAVVLGGSADPDKDGLANLVEYVLGANPASGVSGKRPTAVRSGSNFTITFDFQKEAEDGGYVPVMEYSPTMATGEWYPVGPEMYSFEDHGTFRKVTVTVPAGSFEKLFTRLRVTAP, encoded by the coding sequence ATGAAACCCAAAGCATTCCTCCGTCTTGCCATCGCCCGTCCGCTGGCGTCCGCCGTCTTCCTCGCCTCCACCGCCACTCCGGCCACCGCTGTCGCCGGCAGTTGGAATGTCGATGCCGCGGGCACGTGGGGCACCACTTCCAGTTGGACCGGAGGCGTGCCCAACGGTGTCGGTGACATCGCCAACCTCACCAACAACATCACCGTCGCGCGCTCCATCAGCCTCGCGGGCAACCGCACGCTCGGCGCGCTGAACATCGGGGACTCGGCGACGAGCTACCTGGGATTCACCGTCAACGCCGGCACGCCGGGCACTTCCCAGCTCATCTTCGACCAGACCGGTACTGCCGATGCCACGATCACGGTGCCGAACGCCGGTGGAGTGGCCACCAACAACATCAGCCCCGGCTCGGTGCTCCTGAAGGACAACCTGGTGGTCACCACCGCCTTTCCGAACAGCGGCACCACCCAGCTTTCGATCTCCTCTCCGGTCACCGATGGCAGTGGCACCTTCGGCATCACCAAGGAGGGCCCCGGCATCCTGGTGCTTCAGGGGTCCAACAGCTACAAGGGCGGTCTCGCCATCAACGGTGGCCGTGTGAACGCCAACAGCTACGTGATGGCCTTCGGCGCGGGGCCCGTGACCGTCGCTTCCGGAGGCCAGGCGTATCTGAACTCCACCGGCGTCTGCAATTCCTTCACCATCGCGGGAACCGGCTACACCAACAGCGCCGACACCGCCGCACAAACGGGCGCCATCCGTCTGGAAAACAACCGCGGTGTGATGGGCCATGTCACCGTCGCCGCCGCGGGAGCACGGCTCGGCGTGAATACCACCGCCGCGGGTTTCATCGGCGGGAACCTCTTGGGCACCGGCAATCTGGAGATCAACAGCCCGGCCACGACCACCGGCACCGTGTCGCTGCTCGGCAGCGCCGCCGGTTACACGGGCACCCTCAGCCTGGCGCGCGGCAATTTCAATTTCCCCGGTGCCCTCGGCGGTTCGATGTCGGTCGCCACCGCCGCCGGTGCCACCACCACCCTCGGGGCCGGGACCTCGGTGGCGGGCAATCTGACGCTGGATTCGACCAATGCCGCGATCACCTACAGGAATGCCCACGGCACCCTCGCCATCGGCGGCGCATTGAACCTCACCGGCAGCACGGTGGTTTCACCCTCGATGTTTCCCGCGCCGGGCACCGGCACGCTCACGCTGATGACCTATGCCTCGCAGAGCGGCGCGGGCACGCTGAGCTTCAATCCCGCGAACTACCGCGGCACGCCTTCGCTCACGGTGGGGGCCACCTCCGCCCAGATCACCGGTCTCGACGGCCAGACCCGCACCTGGCTCAACGCCTCGGCCAACGGAACGTGGGACATCAACGGCTCCGCGAACTGGGATGGCGGTGACAACCGGTATTTCAACGCCGATGCGGTGGTCTTCGGCGATGGTGTCGCGGGAACGGTGACGCTGGCAGGTACCATGACCCCGCATTCGGTGACCTTCACCAACCTCGCTGGCAATGACTACACGCTCACCGGCGGCGCCATCGATGGAGCGGGCGCGGGCATCACCAAGTCCGGCACCGGCAATGTCACGCTCGGCGGGACCAACACGTTCGTCGGCCCCGTCGCCGTGAACGCCGGGCGATTGATCCTCGGCACCGCGCAGGCGCTCGGTTTCACTTCCGGCGTGACCGTCGCCTCCGGGGCCTCGCTGGACCTGAATGGCAAGGGCATGACCGCGGTTTCGCGGATGGTGGACCTCACGATCTCGGGCACGGGGGATGGTTCCCTGCCCGCGCTCGCCAACAGCAGCGCCGACATCACTTTCACCGGCGTGGCCGCGGCGGGCATCCGCAACGTGACGCTCGCGGGAGACGCGACGATCGGTGGCCCGCGCAATTTCGACATCGGCAGCAGCGGGGTGCTGGACGGCGACGGCTTCACCCTTACCAAGACCGGTACCAGCCAAGTGTATCTGCTCGGCGTCTCGAAGAACCTCCACACCGTGGTCGAGGGCGGTAGCCTCGCCGGTTACGGCCCGGATCCATTCGGAGCCACGCTCCGCATCAAGGCGGGTGGCACGGCGCAGGCGGCGAACCCGGGCACCTACTCGTCGCAGGTGACGCTCGAATCGGGCGGCATTCTCCAGCACACCATCGGCACCGAGTCGTTGTGGACCGGTGCGTTCACCGCCACCGGAAACGCGGAGCTCTCCTGCAACAACACCACCGGCACCTCGCTGACGGTGGTGCAGGGTTTCTCGGTTCCCGGAAACCTGACGAAGAGCGGCAATGGCACGGTGACCCTTTACGGCGATGTGCCGGTGACCGGCGCGGTGAGCGTCACCGGCGGCATCCTGCTGCTGGGCACGGGCGGCAGCACCGGCTCTTTCGGTAGTGCTCCGGTGACCATCTCCAGCGGGGCCACGTTGAATCTGTTCCGGAGCGGCACGTTCACCTTCGGCAGCGCGATCAACGGGGCGGGCAGCCTCAACCTCACCGGCACGGCGGCGGTCACGCTTTCCGCGGACAGCACCTATTCCGGCTCCACCACGGTGTCCGCGGGCAGCTTGCAATTGCTGAACCCCACGCACAGCAGTGGCACGCTTTCCGGTTCCGCGGGCACCCGCATCGCGGCGACGGGCACCTTCGGAAACACGGCCATCAGCGGTATCCTCGCTCCGGGCACGCCGTCCGCTCCGATCGGCACGATCACGGTGGCGGGCACCGCGGCGAATCTGAATATCGCTGCCGCCGGTATCTATGAGGCGCAGATCAATACCGACGACACCACGGCCGACAAGATCGCGGTGTTGGGCACCGGCGCAGGCAATCTCACGCTCAGCGGGGCGCTGTCCGTTTCGAACCTCGGCACCGTGGCACCCGCCCCGGGCACGAAGTTCACCCTGCTCACCTACACCGGCACGCTTACCGGCACCTTCGCCGGTCTGCCGGAGGGCGCCGCTTTCGCCCTGGGCGGTACGAACTACCTGATCCGCTACGCCGACGGCGGCAAGAACGTCACGCTCACCGCGGCTACGGCCTATGATACCTGGATCCTCGGTTACCATGCCGGCAGCGGCGGTGCGGTCGTGCTCGGGGGCTCCGCCGATCCGGACAAGGACGGGTTGGCGAACCTGGTGGAATACGTGCTGGGAGCGAATCCCGCTTCCGGCGTTTCCGGAAAGCGACCCACCGCCGTGCGCTCGGGCTCGAATTTCACGATCACCTTCGACTTTCAGAAGGAAGCGGAGGACGGCGGTTACGTTCCCGTGATGGAATATTCGCCGACGATGGCGACCGGGGAATGGTATCCCGTGGGTCCGGAGATGTATTCCTTCGAGGACCACGGGACTTTCCGGAAGGTCACCGTCACCGTTCCGGCGGGTTCGTTCGAAAAGCTCTTCACCCGCCTCCGCGTCACCGCTCCGTGA
- a CDS encoding TlpA disulfide reductase family protein yields MKPLLILGSAIAMVSQVFALQAGDAVTPEAFGQAKFVQGTAPAAWEPGKLYFIECWATWCGPCIASIPHVNELHKKYADKGLRVIGLNVWDDGPYEKVEKFVKAKGEGMSYPVAFVGKGGAFETAWLKLAGVTGIPHTFLVRDGKLLATQHPGQLTDEVIEKLLAGGDGETQALGVIAKQKADRAAETQLFKDYRAAQAKKDTAVMAEKIEALEKSGSRAVPSLKFELAQAKGDWNEVKTALAGLPDDATALMPLTQFAGALCDDARAPGAPDELRLAVAAKMIKAQGGKPGRYYEMVPLAALQAKAGDKDGALATAKALIASPGEAPKGPMERYAAAVAQGTIPTASQFFGWVSEDRKAATAPKE; encoded by the coding sequence ATGAAACCGCTCCTCATCCTCGGCTCCGCCATCGCGATGGTGTCCCAAGTTTTCGCGCTCCAGGCGGGCGACGCCGTCACCCCGGAGGCCTTCGGCCAGGCGAAGTTCGTGCAAGGCACCGCGCCCGCCGCGTGGGAACCCGGCAAGCTCTACTTCATCGAATGCTGGGCCACCTGGTGCGGTCCGTGCATCGCCTCGATCCCGCACGTCAACGAGCTGCACAAGAAATATGCCGACAAGGGCCTGCGGGTGATCGGCCTCAATGTCTGGGACGACGGCCCGTACGAGAAGGTCGAGAAATTCGTGAAGGCCAAGGGCGAGGGCATGTCCTACCCGGTGGCCTTCGTCGGCAAGGGCGGCGCATTTGAAACCGCCTGGCTGAAGCTCGCGGGCGTCACCGGCATCCCCCACACCTTCCTGGTGCGGGACGGCAAGCTGCTCGCCACCCAGCATCCGGGACAGCTCACCGACGAGGTGATCGAAAAGCTGCTCGCCGGTGGCGACGGAGAGACCCAGGCGCTCGGCGTGATCGCGAAGCAGAAGGCGGACCGCGCCGCGGAGACGCAGCTCTTCAAGGACTACCGCGCGGCTCAGGCGAAGAAGGACACGGCCGTGATGGCGGAGAAGATCGAGGCCCTGGAGAAATCCGGCAGCCGCGCCGTGCCCTCGCTGAAATTCGAGCTGGCCCAGGCCAAGGGCGACTGGAACGAGGTGAAGACCGCGCTCGCCGGTCTGCCGGACGACGCCACCGCGCTGATGCCCCTCACCCAGTTCGCGGGGGCGCTCTGCGATGACGCCCGTGCCCCGGGCGCGCCGGATGAGCTCCGCCTCGCGGTCGCGGCGAAAATGATCAAGGCCCAGGGCGGCAAGCCCGGCCGCTACTACGAGATGGTGCCGCTCGCAGCCCTCCAGGCGAAAGCGGGTGACAAGGACGGCGCGCTGGCAACCGCGAAGGCCCTCATTGCCAGTCCCGGCGAAGCCCCGAAAGGGCCGATGGAGCGTTACGCCGCGGCGGTGGCCCAGGGAACGATTCCCACTGCCAGCCAGTTCTTCGGCTGGGTTTCCGAGGATCGGAAGGCGGCCACCGCGCCGAAGGAATGA